The sequence below is a genomic window from Desulfovibrio oxyclinae DSM 11498.
GCCTCCCGCCAAGCCGCCTATACGCCTTAGCTTTCGGAAAGCCTCGTGCGGCTTGGCAACACAAAAGGTTTTGGGAGATTCTTAAGAACCCTTTTGCAAAAGGGTTCTTAAGCCCCCGGAGGGCCGTCGGAGACCCGCCGGAGGCACAAAAAGAAAGGGCGTCCCGGTTGGGACGCCCCTTTTGTAGATATGGTGCGTTCGCCTACTTCTTGGCTTCGCGGGCTTTTCTGAGCCAGTCGTACCACTTTTCGAGGTTGTCTCCGGTTCTGCAGGAGATGGGGAGCACTTCGATATCTGCGTTGAGCTTGCGAGCGTGTGCGCTGGCGCTGTCGAGGTCGAAGTCCACGTAGGGGAGCAGATCGACCTTGTTAAGCAGCATGACTGCGGAGATATGGAACATGAAGGGGTATTTTTCCGGCTTGTCGTCGCCTTCGGTGACAGAGAGCAGGGTAATCTTGTGGTCTTCTCCCACGTCGAATTCTGCGGGGCAGACGAGGTTGCCGACGTTTTCCACGAAGAGGATGTCGAGACCTTCGAGGTCTATCTGCTTGATGGATTCGAGAATCTGGCCGGAATCGAGGTGGCAGCTGCCTTCGGTGTTGATCTGGACGGCCTGTGCGCCGGTTGCTTCGACGCGTTTGGCGTCGTTGTCGGTCTGCAGGTCGCCTTCGATGACTGCCATCTTGAATTCGTCGCGCAGGTCGGTGAGCGTGCGTTCAAGCAGGCTGGTCTTACCGGCTCCGGGAGAGCTCATGAGGTTGAGGCAGAGTATCTTCTTCTCTTTGTAGATTTCCTTGAGTTTTTCGGCAAGCTTGTCGTTTGCTTCAAGGACGTCGCGTACTATGGGAATTTCGCTGCTCATGGGGTGCTCCTTGTGAATCCCGGCCCTTATTCTTCGGGGTCGGCGGGTTCGATACTGTCGATGTAGAGTTCCTTGCCTTCAAGGACGTTGTGGCCGAGCACTTCCTCACAGCTCGGGCAGGGCATGTAGCGGTTGTGGTCGGGGGTAAATTCCGTCCCGCAC
It includes:
- the hypB gene encoding hydrogenase nickel incorporation protein HypB: MSSEIPIVRDVLEANDKLAEKLKEIYKEKKILCLNLMSSPGAGKTSLLERTLTDLRDEFKMAVIEGDLQTDNDAKRVEATGAQAVQINTEGSCHLDSGQILESIKQIDLEGLDILFVENVGNLVCPAEFDVGEDHKITLLSVTEGDDKPEKYPFMFHISAVMLLNKVDLLPYVDFDLDSASAHARKLNADIEVLPISCRTGDNLEKWYDWLRKAREAKK